One genomic window of Podarcis muralis chromosome 9, rPodMur119.hap1.1, whole genome shotgun sequence includes the following:
- the LOC114604733 gene encoding toll-like receptor 1: MVEERSSVTNHFLSAFLLAIIFWNNIQCSAGKGLIMDFSNRFLVKVPKNLPAQMTVLDLSYNSISELQISDFSSSSKLQVLILSHNLIGKLNFSVFQYNEDLEHLDLSYNKLQSLSCHPVTSLRHLDLSYNNYVDMPTCPEFSKMLKLEYLGLSARRIQKSDFSVLAHLQLETLFLGLEDLSEYIHGNLPVFNTRSLQIIFPPNNDYQVLPDLEINVTESLELSNIQETQVNDLRTFLLKLNKNSTLLNLTLNNIQCDWEDFIEILQTVWESTIEYFVIANASQLEAPNSIEFKYTKTSLKALTIKQTTLTTFRSDAKYLLQLFSEMNLTALTISDAGLIHMLCPSNPSHFTYLCFSNNSFTDTVFQNCKDLMFLEKLILKSNQLKKLVRVSLMTSHMASLKYLDLSLNLLQYEDHENKCDWGKNLVELDLSFNKLSESVFRCLPVNIQMIDLQNNQISSIPKEITELMSLEEINLASNKLAKLPGCGQFRNLRFLNIEMNSVVSPSSEFYQTCQGIKQLKAGHNPFTCTCELRQFISLQKQGSMELVGWPDAYVCEYPDYLRGTLLKDFHVSEVVCNVSLLITIVIIITVVLVATVSFLCIRFDVPWYLKMMWKWTQAKHRIRKSNREDMLPNIEFHAFISYSEHDSEWVKNVLIPNLEKDGSIRICQHERNFVAGKSIVENIIDCIEKSYKSIFVLSPYFVQSEWCHYELYFAHHKLFSENADSLILIVLEPIPAYIIPARYHKLKALMAKRTYLEWPKEKSKHGLFWSNLRAAIYVKLSSNEEERAFSLI; encoded by the coding sequence ATGGTAGAAGAAAGAAGTTCAGTCACCAACCATTTCCTTAGTGCCTTCCTCCTTGCAATAATCTTCTGGAATAACATCCAATGTTCTGCGGGGAAAGGATTGATTATGGACTTTTCCAACAGATTTCTAGTTAAAGTACCTAAGAACCTTCCAGCACAAATGACAGTGTTGGATTTGTCATATAACAGTATCTCTGAACTTCAGATTTCAGATTTCAGTTCTTCTTCTAAGCTCCAGGTACTAATTCTTTCTCATAATCTCATTGGAAAGCTGAACTTCAGTGTCTTCCAGTACAATGAAGACTTAGAACATCTAGATCTATCCTATAACAAGTTGCAAAGTCTTTCTTGTCACCCTGTTACAAGTCTCAGGCATCTAGATCTCTCTTACAATAACTATGTAGACATGCCCACATGCCCGGAATTTAGCAAAATGTTAAAGCTGGAATATCTTGGCCTCAGTGCTAGAAGAATTCAGAAATCAGATTTCAGTGTTCTTGCTCATTTACAACTGGAAACTCTGTTCTTGGGCCTAGAAGACCTCTCTGAATATATACATGGAAATCTTCCAGTGTTCAATACAAGGAGCCTTCAGATTATATTCCCACCAAACAATGATTATCAAGTATTGCCAGATCTAGAAATCAATGTAACAGAAAGTTTAGAGCTGTCAAATATCCAAGAAACACAAGTCAATGACTTAAGAACTTTCCTGCTGAAACTTAACAAAAACTCAACATTACTAAACCTAACACTGAACAATATACAATGTGACTGGGAAGACTTCATTGAAATTCTTCAGACTGTATGGGAATCAACCATTGAATATTTTGTTATAGCCAATGCATCACAGTTGGAAGCTCCAAATTCAATAGAGTTTAAGTATACAAAAACTTCACTCAAAGCTTTGACAATTAAGCAGACTACATTGACTACGTTTCGTTCTGATGCAAAATATCTGTTGCAATTATTTTCGGAGATGAACCTTACAGCCTTGACCATTTCTGATGCAGGTTTGATACACATGCTTTGCCCTTCAAACCCCAGTCATTTTACTTACTTATGTTTTTCAAATAACAGTTTTACAGACACCGTTTTTCAAAATTGCAAGGACCTAATGTTCCTTGAAaagctcattttaaaaagcaatcagtTAAAAAAACTTGTCAGAGTAAGTTTAATGACCAGTCACATGGCATCTTTGAAATATTTGGATCTGAGCCTGAATTTATTGCAATATGAAGACCATGAGAATAAGTGTGACTGGGGTAAAAATCTGGTTGAATTAGATTTGTCATTTAATAAGTTGTCTGAATCAGTCTTTAGATGTCTGCCAGTCAATATTCAAATGATTGATCTTCAAAACAACCAGATTTCAAGCATTCCCAAAGAGATTACTGAGCTGATGTCTTTAGAAGAAATAAATTTGGCATCCAATAAACTAGCTAAACTGCCTGGATGTGGTCAGTTTAGAAATCTGAGGTTCCTGAATATAGAAATGAACTCTGTTGTCTCACCATCTTCTGAATTCTATCAGACATGTCAAGGCATCAAACAGCTAAAAGCAGGACACAATCCATTCACATGTACCTGTGAATTAAGACAGTTCATCAGTCTTCAAAAGCAAGGATCTATGGAGTTGGTTGGTTGGCCTGACGCTTATGTGTGCGAGTACCCAGACTACTTAAGGGGGACCCTTTTAAAGGACTTTCACGTCTCTGAAGTTGTTTGCAACGTGAGTCTTCTGATTACGATAGTTATAATTATTACCGTGGTCTTAGTAGCCACTGTTTCCTTCCTCTGCATCCGCTTTGACGTTCCATGGTATTTGAAGATGATGTGGAAGTGGACTCAAGCAAAACACAGGATTCGGAAGAGTAATCGTGAAGACATGCTCCCCAACATAGAGTTCCATGCTTTTATCTCCTACAGTGAACATGATTCTGAGTGGGTGAAAAACGTATTGATTCCAAACTTGGAGAAGGATGGCTCCATACGGATCTGCCAGCACGAGAGGAACTTTGTTGCAGGCAAGAGCATTGTGGAGAATATCATAGACTGCATTGAGAAAAGTTACAAGTCCATCTTTGTGTTGTCTCCTTACTTTGTGCAGAGCGAATGGTGTCATTATGAGCTCTACTTTGCCCATCACAAGTTATTCAGTGAAAATGCCGACAGTTTAATCCTGATTGTGCTGGAACCAATCCCTGCATACATCATTCCTGCCAGGTACCACAAACTGAAAGCTCTCATGGCCAAGAGAACGTACTTAGAGTGGCCAAAGGAGAAAAGCAAGCATGGACTTTTCTGGTCTAATCTTCGGGCAGCCATTTACGTTAAACTGTCCAGCAACGAAGAAGAGAGAGCATTTTCActgatttaa